In a single window of the Roseiconus lacunae genome:
- the argH gene encoding argininosuccinate lyase: MDSPSRSGVFQSSTDARLEAFAESISFDKRLYRQDIRGSIAHAEMLQNVGLISGDDFTKIRDTLRQIETEIEAGDFPIRLELEDIHMHIESVLIDRIGDVGRKLHTARSRNDQVSTDARMWIREQLDHVSALLEELQKAFLGRCEGDFDVILPAYTHLQRAQPVLAPHYWLAYIEKFQRDRDRLADCRRRVNECPLGVAAVAGTTLPIDRQQTAKALDFEGVTANSLDTSSDRDFIIESAFVLSMIASHLSGWAEEWILWSTVEFGFIKMPHQFCTGSSIMPQKVNPDTLELTRGKSARVMGNLQTLMLLVKNLPLAYNRDLQEDKPPLFDSFDTVTAMLELAVPIVAGSELQRQRIASRIEEGYLDATTLMEWLIKKGIPQRTAHHAVGAIVGAAMDKGVPLAELTIDEMRQHAPEVDESILESLGTQNAVSAFVSYGSTAPDEVRQQIKRWQQRLA, from the coding sequence GTGGACAGTCCCTCCCGCAGCGGTGTTTTTCAGTCCAGCACCGACGCCCGTTTGGAAGCTTTCGCCGAGTCGATCAGTTTCGACAAGCGGCTGTATCGCCAAGACATTCGGGGATCGATCGCACACGCGGAAATGCTGCAAAACGTGGGGCTGATCAGCGGCGATGACTTCACCAAGATTCGTGACACGCTGCGTCAAATCGAGACGGAAATCGAAGCCGGCGACTTCCCCATTCGCTTGGAACTCGAAGACATCCACATGCACATCGAGTCGGTTTTGATCGACCGGATCGGCGACGTGGGCCGCAAACTTCATACCGCTCGTAGTCGAAATGACCAGGTGAGCACTGATGCTCGGATGTGGATTCGCGAGCAACTTGATCATGTTTCGGCATTGCTGGAAGAACTGCAGAAAGCGTTTCTCGGTCGCTGCGAAGGCGACTTCGATGTCATCCTGCCTGCCTACACCCACCTTCAGCGTGCCCAACCGGTGCTGGCCCCCCATTACTGGCTGGCCTATATCGAAAAGTTCCAACGCGATCGCGATCGCTTGGCCGATTGTCGGCGCCGGGTCAACGAATGCCCGCTGGGCGTGGCGGCGGTTGCCGGCACCACGTTACCGATTGACCGACAACAAACCGCCAAGGCGCTGGACTTTGAAGGCGTCACGGCCAACAGCTTGGACACCAGCAGCGACCGTGATTTCATCATCGAGAGCGCGTTCGTGTTGTCGATGATCGCGTCGCACCTCTCGGGCTGGGCCGAAGAATGGATCCTTTGGAGCACCGTCGAATTCGGATTCATCAAAATGCCGCACCAATTCTGCACCGGCAGCAGCATCATGCCGCAAAAGGTCAATCCCGATACACTGGAATTGACCCGTGGTAAGTCGGCGCGAGTGATGGGCAACCTGCAAACGTTGATGCTGTTGGTCAAGAATCTGCCATTGGCTTACAACCGCGACCTGCAAGAAGACAAGCCACCCTTGTTCGATTCATTCGACACCGTGACGGCGATGTTGGAGTTGGCGGTTCCGATCGTCGCCGGCAGCGAGCTTCAACGCCAGCGGATCGCAAGCCGAATCGAAGAAGGCTACCTGGACGCGACCACGCTGATGGAGTGGCTGATCAAAAAGGGCATCCCACAACGCACCGCGCACCACGCCGTCGGCGCGATCGTCGGTGCCGCGATGGATAAGGGGGTTCCGCTGGCCGAATTGACGATCGACGAAATGCGGCAACATGCCCCCGAAGTCGACGAGTCGATTCTCGAAAGCCTGGGCACCCAAAACGCCGTTTCAGCCTTCGTCAGTTACGGGTCAACTGCACCTGACGAAGTCCGCCAACAGATCAAGCGTTGGCAACAGCGGTTAGCCTGA